Proteins encoded in a region of the Benincasa hispida cultivar B227 chromosome 2, ASM972705v1, whole genome shotgun sequence genome:
- the LOC120070686 gene encoding zinc finger protein VAR3, chloroplastic produces MAAPKFLHVGTSISRTTSRALSPLLFPRRLPPKLISFIKRISSTVLDSAGSGGPDAPQPHSTLTHHPWPEWVSFVDGLRTKGYLIEPPSEDATEDGTGGEAATPSVTDYSDMNVLKNACISFARDRYDIFKSLSTDDIQTIVKDGCPNLFRKVVNSAKRLRAYVQLDEGDVCSTCNLRGSCDRAYVFLKETEATARTVDIARLLLTYALDPLVLSGGDKPSGREHVEVSVRKLLSELSELSEKPLDPAAVKDDTKSPPRKEKPSKFTNDASTQDVEMKRGDWMCTKCNFLNFSRNRRCLKCNEDGPKRVWANDIEMKSGDWICPECNFMNFSRNIRCLKCKTEGPRKLNGEEIEMKKGDWVCPQCTFMNFANNKKCLRCRKHRPKREMNPGEWECPSCDFLNYRGNMSCRKCNVERPKQKISAEYEEQLWESPRER; encoded by the exons ATGGCAGCTCCAAAGTTCCTACACGTCGGCACTTCAATATCCCGAACTACATCCAGAGCTCTATCGCCACTCCTTTTCCCCAGAAGACTCCCGCCAAAGCTCATATCTTTCATCAAGCGCATTTCTTCTACCGTGCTTGATTCCGCCGGCAGCGGCGGCCCTGATGCTCCCCAACCACACTCCACCCTCACTCACCACCCATGGCCTGAATGGGTTTCCTTTGTTGACGGCCTGAGGACCAAAGGTTACTTGATCGAACCTCCTTCAGAAGATGCGACCGAAGATGGGACCGGTGGTGAGGCAGCTACGCCATCCGTGACTGATTACAGCGACATGAACGTGTTGAAGAATGCTTGCATTAGCTTTGCACGCGACCGCTACGATATTTTCAA GTCATTGTCCACAGATGATATTCAAACGATTGTGAAGGATGGATGTCCCAATCTCTTCCGGAAAGTTGTTAATTCAGCCAAAAGGTTGAGGGCTTATGTGCAACTAGATGAAGGGGAC GTTTGTAGTACTTGCAACCTTCGAGGCTCCTGTGACAGAgcttatgtttttttaaaggaaacagAAGCAACTGCAAGAACTGTGGATATAGCTCGATTATTGTTGACCTATGCATTGGATCCACTTGTTTTGTCTGGAGGGGACAAACCATCTGGTAGAGAGCATGTCGAAGTCTCTGTGAGGAAATTGCTTTCTGAGCTATCGGAACTGAGTGAAAAACCCCTTGATCCAGCAGCAGTGAAGGACGATACAAAATCTCccccaagaaaagaaaaaccatcAAAATTTACTAATGATGCCTCAACACAAGATGTTGAGATGAAGAGAGGAGATTGGATGTGTACAAA ATGCAATTTTCTGAATTTTTCAAGAAACAGAAGATGTTTAAAATGTAATGAAGATGGTCCTAAAAGAGTATGGGCAAATGATATTGAAATGAAAAGTGGAGATTGGATTTGTCCAGA GTGCAACTTTATGAACTTCTCAAGAAATATTCGATGCTTAAAATGCAAAACAGAGGGGCCGAGGAAGCTTAATGGTGAAGAAATTGAAATGAAGAAGGGAGATTGGGTCTGCCCACA ATGTACATTCATGAACTTTGCCAATAACAAGAAGTGTTTGCGTTGTCGAAAACATCGACCAAAGAGGGAAATGAATCCAGGAGAATGGGAATGTCCTTC GTGTGACTTTCTAAATTATAGAGGGAACATGAGCTGCCGCAAGTGCAATGTTGAGCGTCCTAAACAAAAAATAAGTGCCGAGTATGAGGAGCAACTATGGGAGTCACCCAGGGAAAGATGA